From Staphylococcus sp. IVB6214:
TGCATCAAGCAACTGCTTTATCATGTTTGTTTCTCTTTATCAAACAAATCATTGCTCAACGACATAGCGCTTACTTAAAATGAAATGCGCTTCTTAATTGTTAGTCTTTTTCTTCAAAAGTACGTATAATTAAAGAGAGAGGTGATACAAAATGAAACGTTATTTAATCAGTGTTCATGGCCGCGTTCAAGGTGTCGGGTTTCGTTATTTTACAGAACGACTTGCATTAAAATATCACGTGACAGGAACTGTACAAAACGTAAATGACTACGTTGAAGTCATTGCACAAGGTGAAAGTGAAAATCTTAAAGCTTTTGTACAGGCAGTGGTTAATGGCGCATCCCCTGCTTCATCGGTGACACATCATCATATTGAAGCACTGAATATTGTACCACAGGAAGAGAAATTTAAAGTACTGGGATAAAGGAAGTTGTCATAATGAGATATAATTTATCGCGTATATTAGGTGTTGTTGTAGGCGTTCCAGTTGCAACAGTATCATTCATTGCAAGTACAATTGGATTAGATATTCAATGGATTTTCGATCTATTGATTGGTGGTGTTGGTTTCGTATTAGGTTACGTCCCTACGCAACGGTTGTCTTCTAAAAATTATTTAAATGAACTTGGATTATCACGTAAAGATTATCGTTATATACATCACCAGATGAATGTTGCACAAGGCAAAGTAAAACGTATCTTCAAATCATTTATCAATGTGCGATCTATTCAAGATTTTAAGTTAGTCAATGATATTTATCGATTGGCAAGAACGATTAATCAAATTGTGCGTCAAAAGCCGAATCAATTTTATCAAATAGAAAGTTTTTATTATTCACATATTGATCATGCGCTTAATCTAATAGAAAACTACACGCATCTATCAAAAATGCCGATGAAATCAGCAGCAGATCAACAGGCATTGTATCAAACACGCATTACACTAGAAGAGATTAAACGTACATTAATTGCTGATCTCAAGCGTGTCAATGAACCACGTTACAACCAATTAGATACGGAAATGCGCTTATCTAAATTATACTTAAGTGAAAAAGAAAAGGAGCATGCTAATGACACAAAACAATAAAACACAAACAACAATGAGTCATCCGTTAGATCAATACTTCACCTCGTTTGAACGAGATAACCATTTGCAGGAAGTGCCACTTCCAACAGAAGGACCAGATGAAGTAGTAGGACCTCAATTTTCAGAACAAGACCAACAGAAAATCCAACAGTTGGCAAAAGAAATTGAGCCTCTGAATAACGATAGCTTAATGAAATTTGGCTCTAATGCACAGTCACATTTATCAAGTTTTTCACATCAGATGTTAGACAACATTCAGTCAAAAGATATTGGGCCGATTGGTGAGACGCTGGAAAACTTAATGAAAAAATTGAGAGAAATTGATCCTGAAGATTTATCACAAAAAGAAGAGAATTTTTTGAAGAAAGTTTTCAAAAGATCAAAAGCATCAATGCAACAAGTATTTTCACGTATGCAATCTGTGAGTGCACAAGTTGATCGAATCTCTGTTGAGTTAGATAAGAATAAATCAGAATTAGTAAAAGATGTTCGCTTATTAGATGGCCTATATCAACAAAATAAAGATTATTATGATGTATTAAACTTATATATTGCAGCAGCAGAGCGTAAAAAAGAAGATTTAACACAAAATGTATTGCCTCAATTGCGTGAGAAAGCACGGACTTCAGACAATCAGATGGCCGTACAGGAAGTTGCAGATATGGAACAATTCATTGATCGATTAGAGAAGCGTATTTATGACCTTCAATTATCACGTCAAATCACATTACAATCTGCACCACAGATTCGTATGATTCAAAACATTAACCAAGCATTAGCAGAAAAAATTCAAAGTTCAATTTTGACAAGTATTCCATTATGGAAAAATCAAATGGCAATAGCACTAACCTTAAACCGTCAAAATAAAGCTGTGACAGCACAAAAACAAGTGACGGATACAACGAATGAAATGCTAATTCGTAACTCTGAAATGTTACGTCAGAATGCACGCGTCACTGCAGAAGAGAACGAACGTGGAATTGTAGATATTGACACGTTGAAAACGACACAAGATAATATTATTCAAACGATTGAAGAAACATTACAGATTCAAGCTGATGGGCGTCAGAAACGTCAACAAGCTGAACAAGATTTAAAACAGCTGGAACAAGATTTACGATCACGTTTACTGACAGCAAAAGATCAAAGAAATGACTTTCAATAATACGTATTAGTTAAAGGCACACAACTACTTATTGTTGAGTGCCTTTAACTATTCTTGCCGATAAAAAGGTCTCGCCAATAGTGGCGAGACCTTTTAAGTTATTCTTTTTCGTATACAATGACATTAGATGACTTCACGAAAGCACCAATAACATAACCAATTAATAATGTAATAACTGCAATTGGGAACCATTCTAATGAGTAGTCATGTAGTGGTAAGTTATCGATAAATGAGAGTTTTAACCAACCGTTTGAGTTGAATACACTTAAAATCGATACTAATGAAACTACTGCCACTGTGATTTGTTGCGTAATGCGACGTGTTGGAACAAAACGTGCGATTAATATTAAGAATACAGTAGTGATTGCAACTGGGTAAATAATCAATAGTACTGGGATTGAAAGTTGAATCACTGAGTTCAATCCTAAGTTAGATAATACAAAACTGATTAACGTAAAGATTACAACGTATGTTTTGTATGATAACTTCGGTAAAATACTGTGGAAGTACTCACTTACAGATACTACTAATCCACAAGCTGTTGTTAAACATGCAAGTGCTACGATAATACCAAGTAAGTATTTACCAAAAGCACCGTAACCAGTTGCTGCAATTGTAATTAACTGATAAGCACCAATGTTTTGATTGTTCTCAGTCAAATGTTTCATTGTTTCTTCACTAATAACCATATGGTTACCGATAAAGCCTAATGAAATGTAGATAAAAGCAAGAGCGGCTGTTGCAATAAGACCTGCCATTGCAGTTTGTTTGAAGATTTGGTCAGCTGTTTTAACGCCAGTTGATTTTACAGCATTGACAACAATCATTGAGAAAGCGATCGCTGCAATCGCATCCATAGTTAAGTAACCTTCAGTAAATCCTTTTGAGAAACCAGAGATGTTTGATTTATATACTTCTGGATCAGCCATTGCATTAGGATTCCCACCAAAGTCAAAGAAACCTTTTACAATCATCGCAAGGATTGTGATAAGTAATAATGGTGTTAAAATCGCACCGATACGGTCTACAATCTTACCAGGGTTGAAACATAAGTATAGTACAACTAAAAAGTAAACTACTGAGAAAACAAATAACCAAACAGCGCTACTTGAATTAATGATTGGTGTTACCGTCATCTCAAAAGATGTTGAAGCTGTACGTGGGATAGCGAATAATGGTCCGATTGTTAAGTAAATAACAACTAAGAACACTACTGAGAATGCAGGGTGAATTTTATTAATTGCACCGATGTACCCTTCTTTGTCGAGTGCACCGACAACAACACCTAGTAAAGGTAAACCAATACCAGTAACGACAAAGGCAATAATTGATGGCCAAAAATATTGACCACTTGCTAAACCTAAGCTAGGTGGGAAAATCAGGTTACCTGCCCCAAAAAATATTGCAAATAACATAAAACCAATAACTAATGTATTTTTGTTCATTTTACTTACTCCTAAACCTTCCTTTTTAAATTTATGACTCATTTTATCACAATAAATTTCATTCGTCTATAAGATTTCTGAAAATTTTAAAAGCATTTTTAAACACTCTAAAGTTTTAAAGGGATAAAAACTAAATTATGATAAAAATATCACATAATCATGGTTTTTATCCCTTTTTATGTCTTAAAATGACAGGCTTTTATAATGAAATTGTTAATTAATACAAGATATTAAAATTTATGATGCTGTTAATTGTATATTGATATCTAATTTTCATTAAAAAGATTTAAGTAACAATTTTTTAAGAAGTGGCGATAGTTGACTTGGTAAATGCTGTACGCCTTCAACAAATATTGCAAATGGTCCATAAATATTGTGCACTGTTTGTTCGATAGCTTCAGTGATTGGCTCTTGACTTAAGAAGACGTTGAAAATTTCAATACCTAGTTTGCGTGACATTTCTACTGCTTCGTATGTGTCTAAGATACCATCTTGTGCATAATTAAATGCAGACGGTTCACCGTCAGAAAATACGATGAGAAATTTTTGCTTTTCTGAACGGGTAAGAAGTCTCTCACTGGCAACACGAATGGCAACACCATCTCTATTATCATCTTGTGGTGTTAATGACATAATTCTTGGTGCATCTGCTTGATAGATAGACTGATGATAGTTGATGATTTCATCGATGATATTTGGTTGATCATCTTCGTCTGAATCAAAGGCATCTTCTGTAAATGCAAGAATTTCATGGCGAACATTTAGTGCTTTCAATGTCTCGTGAAATAGAACAACGCCTTTAATCGTCTCATCCATTTTATCGTGCATACTTGCTGATGCATCAATTAATAAAGTGAAAGTCGCATCAAATGTTTGACTTTGATCAGCTTTTTTATAAAACAGTTTATATTGATCGTCGACAAACCAATTTACAAGGTTTCGTTGTAAACGACCTTTTGTAAGATTTGTACGTACATCTTGAAATTCACGATCAATTGTTTTTTTAATAATTTGTATTAAGTCTTTTGTCTCATATTGTACGTCTGTTTGTACTTGACGATATGATTCCGTATACTCTGGTAGAATTGTTGGAACGTTCCATTCAATTCGAACATTGGCATTGATACCCGTTAATCCTAATAAGCTATTTGAAGGGCCTTGTGTTCCCCCTTCTTCATTTTCAATGGTATCTTGAGAGCCTTTCCCTTTTTTCGATAACATGTCTGTCATATCGTCTGAGCTGTCACCTTCACGTGCAGTATCGTTATCACTCAAAGCTTCACTGCTTTCTCCTTCATGCAATTCCGTCTCTAAGTATGCGCCACCAGCAGTATCAGAATCAGCAGACTTAGCGTCAATTTCTTCTGTTTCGACGTCATCTTTTTCATCTGAATGACCGTCAGTCTGAGCGGCATCCATTCTCTTAATATCATCTAGTGTTAATCCTTCAAGTGCTTTATACACGTGACGTGGAATATGATAGTATTCATTCAACATGTCATCTTTCAACCAGTCATCTACTTGGAACATGATACGCTGTGTTAAGTACATAGCTTCTTCACTCGTAAGGATATTAAAGAAATCAGGTAAGTACTGATACATGCTTTCCAAAATTGGATTAATCTCAGAGTGAATTTGCGGTACTTCAAAAAAGTTCTCACTCAAAAATGATCGTTCCAAATTCAAAAAGAACAACTCTGTGTACATTGTTTTTGTTTGATAGAAGTTGATTTGTGTTTCACAGTATTGTAAACGCATTTGACGACGTACATTGATCAATTTTGCGGTACGAGGACGTTCGCTAACAATGAGATTGAGAATACGCATCTCTTCTATCAATTTGTACAGCTGACGATAAAGTTTTGGATGATTAAAACCTTCTTCATTCAAAATGACTTCATTGACAATTTTGGGTGTCATATTAAAGTAACTATATGTTGCTAGTAAAATATCTGTTTTTAACCCTGTATGTTCGATATGTTCCGGACGATGTGACCAAAACGAACTGCAAATGACTTCATTATTAATAGCATCATAATACGGGAATTTGTGAATTTTAACTTGTGTGTCTTTGTCTTTTAATAGTAATCGTGAAAGGTCTTGTAACATCATGACCTTCATCGCATCAAGTTGTTCATCGTTAAATAGAATAAAGCGATCGCTCATTTGTATCACCCTCTAAAAGTTCAGTTCTACAGCATTCTGCACAGCTTGTTGTTCACGCTCATCTTCTAACTTATCAATTATTGTACGTTGAATTGCACGTTCAATTGGCATGACAGTTGCAAGGTCACTCATATCGATTAGCGCACGAATACTCGCAGCTTCTTCAGAAAGTTGACCTTGTTGGGTCATCGTACGCAAATCTTCATTAAACTTAATAATTTGATCGATTAATGCATCGTCTTGTAATAAGCTTTGTGCTTTGATAACTTGATGCAAAGTATCACCATCTATATATTCAACATTGATCACAACAAAACGGTTTTTTAATGCTTCGTTCATTGGCAATGTTCCGACGTAACCTTCATTGATTGCTGCAATGACCTTAAAGCCTGGCGCAGCTTTGATGACTTCCCCTGTAAATGGATTTGTCAATTGACGGCGATAGTCAAGCACACCATTTAAAATAGGTAAAGTTTCAGGTTTGGCCATGTTAATTTCATCAATATATAAAATGTGTCCCTCGCGCATTGCTTTAATTACAGGACCATCAATAAAAACAATTTCTTGATGACCATTTTCTGAAGTTTTAATCGTTTTAAAGCCGAGTAAGCTTTCTGCATCTAAATCGACAGAACAGTTGATTTGGTGCATTGGAATATTTGTTGTTTCACTTAATGTTTCAGCTAAACGTGTTTTCCCTGAACCAGTAGGTCCTTTAAGTAAGATGTTTTTATTCAAGCTGAATAGTTTTTCAGCATCACCAAAAACAGTCTTATCTGCGTTAATATAACCAGTATTTACTTGAGTCATGATTCTCACCTTTCAAAAATTAAAAATAGAATGTTGTTGATATGATTAAAACCTAAAAAACATAAGAAAAAAGCCGATAGTACATATGTCCATCGCTTTTTCATTTTATAATATACAGTTTATACTTCTTCAAAATATGTTTTATAATAGCCACCAACATGACCAGAGTTATCAATGATTTGATAATATTCTTCTGTTTCATTAACAACATCGTAAGTTTTACCGATTGTCAACATATCACTTACTGTGAACTTTTTCGCATCGGTATGTACGACTTTTACTTGCTTAATTGGCGTTGTTTCTTTCCAAGTTTCATGTAACATTTTCTCACCTTCTTATATTCAATCCTAATATATTATGAAATAAATCATTTACTTTGTCTATAACCTATATGAATTTATAGTTTGTTAATACATTCATGTAATTGACTATACATTATATTATAGCCAACTTTTACAGTATTGTTGTTGAAATTGCTTATAATTATTGGAAAAAGATACCGAATAAAATAAATACAATTCCCGCGTAAAAATAAAGAGATCGTTGTTTACGATTTTGTAAAATATCAAATCCATATAAAATAACAAGCCCTAAGCCAATTGTTTGAAACACTGGCCAATAGTTTGTTAAACCAAATAAGCTCGTTAGGATGAAAATAAAATTAATGATGATAATTAAGACACCGACAGATAGAATAGGAATCAGTAGTTTTTTGTTGATTTGCATAGTTTTGATGTCTCCTATGGTTAATTAATAATAGCGTAACACATATGGCTTGTTAGCAAAAGATGAAGCATCAAAAAAGCCATAAGTGCCACTTTATAGCAGTGACACTTATGGTATCTTTTGTATTTATTATGATTCAAGCAATAAATCTTCTGGATTTTCGATTAATTCTTTAATCGTTTTTAAGAATCCAACAGCTTCTTTACCATCGATGATACGGTGGTCATAGCTTAATGCTAAGTACATCATTGGTCTGTTTTCAATTGTATCTTTATCAATTGCAATTGGTCGAGTAATGATAGAGTGCATACCTAAAATTGCAGCTTGATTACCATTAATAATTGGTGTTGACATCATTGATCCGAAAATACCACCATTTGTAATCGTAAATGAGCCATTAATCATATCATCAAGTGATAGTTTATTATCACGTGCTTTGGCAGCTAAGTTTGCAATTTCTTCTTCAATTTCAGCGAAGTTTTTCTTATCACAGTCGCGAACGTTTGGTACTAATAAACCACCTGGTGTTGATACGGCAACACCAATATCATAGAACTGTTTTGTTACCATGTATTCGCCATCAATTTCAGCATTTACTTCTGGATATTTCTTCAATGCTGCAACTGCTGCTTTTGTGAAGAAAGACATAAAGCCAAGTTTTGTACCATTGTGATCTTCCATGAACTTTTCTTTTTTACGTTTTCTAAGTTCCATCACGTTTGTCATGTCAACTTCATTGAATGTTGTTAACATTGCTGTGTTGTTACTTACTTCTAGTAATTTACGAGCAGCTGTTTGTTTTCTGCGATTCATCTTTTCACGAATCACTGGTTTTGAAGGGTTTTGTGGTGCTGCTGGTTTTTCAGCTTTTTTCTCAGCTTTTTGTTCAGCAGGTTTTACACCACGTTCAACATCTTCTTTGCGTAAAATATCACCTGATTTTGCATTTAATTCTGCTAAATCAATACCTTTTTCACGAGCAGCACGACGTGCAGACGGCGTAGCATTCACGCGATCGTTTGATGATGAAGATGTTTCTTCTTCTTTCTCTTTTGATGGCTCTGGTTCAGATGCTTTTTCTTCTTTAGCAGCTGGTTTCTCTTCAGCTTTCTTCTCAGCAGGTTTTGCACCGCCTTCACCAACGATTGCAATTGCTTGCCCCACCTCAACTGTATCGCCTGCTTCAGCAAGTAGTTCTTGGATTGTACCTTCTTCTTCAGAAACAACTTCAACGTTTACTTTATCTGTTTCAAGTTCTAAGATTGCTTCCCCTTTTTCGACAGTATCGCCGACTTCTTTCAACCATTCTGCAATGGTACCTTCTGTAATTGATTCTGCTAATTCTGGAACTTTTACCTCTGCCATTTTGATATGCCCCCTAGATATTTAAGCTATTTTCAATAATTTTACTTTGTACAATTTTATGAATTTCTCCATCGCCTTCTGATGGCGCCGCACGGTGTGGACGACCTTGGTATTCAAGTTCGTATTTGTCACCGACAATGCGATTAAGTTGTGGATATACGAAATGCCATGCCCCTTGGTTTTGTGGCTCTTCTTGTACCCAAGCAATAACTTTAAGGTTTGGTAACGTCTCTAAGAACGCCACAATTTCCTCTTCTGGGAATGGATACAATCTTTCCACAGCAACAAGTGCGATTGCTTCATTCGGTTCTTTGCTCATTGATTCTTTTAGGTCTACAAGCATTTTACCTGATGCAAGAATGACTTTTGTTACTTTTTCTGGATCATGTGTACCTACTAAGATTGGCTCAAAGCCCCCTGATGTAAATTCAGAAATAGGTTGAGCGACTGTTTTATTACGCAATAAGCCTTTTGGTGACATCAATACGAGTGGTCGCATTGCATCAGTACCTAAGCTTGCCGCTTGTGCACGTAATAAATGGAAGTAGTTACTTGCGCTTGACAAATTACAGATTGTCATATTATTTTCGGCTGCAAGTTGTAAGAAACGTTCTAATCGAGCAGATGAATGCTCAGGTCCTTGCCCTTCAAATGAATGAGGCAACATAAATGTTAAACCTGTACGTTCACCCCACTTCGCATTACTAGAAAAGATAAAGTTATCAAAGTACATTTGTGCCATATTAGCAAAGTCACCAAATTGTGCTTCCCAAATGTTAAATGAATCTGGATTTTCTACGTTATAACCATACTCAAAGCCAACGACTGCTGATTCAGATAATGGTGAGTTATGAATGTAGAATGTTCCTTTTTGATCTGGTACATGTTGTAACGGAATGTGTACTGAATCACTTTCTTGATCATGTAAAACTGCATGGCGATGACTAAACGTACCACGTTCACAGTCTTGACCAGTCATACGAACAGGTGTGCCTTCTTGCATCACAGTTGCAAATGCAAGTTGTTCTGCATGTGCCCAATCAACAAGACCTTCATCGCTCTCAAAAGGTTTACGACGCTGATCTAAGATGCGTTGTAACTTATTGAAAATCTTAAAATCTTCAGGATAAGTCAACATGGCATCATTGATTTCTTTTAAGCGATCATAAGAAAGCTCGGATTCGTTACTAGCCAATGGTTTTGAAATATTTTCCGGTATTTCCATTTCTGCATTGTCAATTTTGTTTGTCTTATCAATTTGGTCATGTGCTTGACGCATTTCTTTTTGCACATCATCCATTACTGTTTGAACGTCATCTTCTTTTAAAACGCCGTCTTCTACGAGTTTGTTACCGTAAATGACTTCGACTGTTTTGTGTTTTTTGATGTTTTTATAAGGAAGTGGATTCGTCAACATCGGTTCGTCCATTTCGTTATGTCCAAAACGACGATATCCAACGATATCAATCACGACATCTTTGTTGAATTCCTTTCTAAATTCCATAGCAATATCAATCGCTTCAATCGTTGCTTCAACGTCATCCGCATTGACATGCATAATTGGTACGTCATAACCTTTTGCAACATCCGTAGCATAAGTCGTAGAACGACCATCCGTAGGTTCTGTTGTAAACCCAATACGGTTATTTGTGATCAAGTGAATTGTACCACCTGTACTATAACCGTCTAAATTGCCTAGGTTCATCGTTTCAAAGTTAACCCCTTGACCTGGATAAGCAGCATCACCATGAACGATAATTGGCACAGCACCATTGAAATCAGTTTCAACTTGACCAGATTGTGCTACGAAGTCTTGTGCTGCTCGTGTACGTCCAATCACTACTGGTGCAACAATCTCAAGGTGACTTGGATTGTTCGCTAAAGTGATGCGTTGCTCAATACCATGAGTTTGGATTGTTTTAACCCCACCTAAGTGATACTTAACATCGCTTGTCCATCCAGATGTAAGTGTTAAGCTACCATCTTCAGGTAAGAATGTCATCGGATCAGTATGCATGAATTCTGAAAGCATCATTTCATATGGTTTTTTCAAAATATGAGTTAATACATTTAAACGACCACGATGTGCCATACCAATTTGGATATTTTTTATTTCATTCTCAGCTGCACGTTTAATAATTTGTGCAATCATAGGTACAAGTGCGTCAACACCCTCAATTGAGAAACGCTTTGCACCTACAAAGTTTTTGTGAAGATACTTTTCAAATCCTTCTACATGTGCAAGCAATTTAAAAAGTTCAATTTTTTCATCTTCGTTCAAGGTTGCTTTGTATGGTGTTTCAATTCTGCGCTTCAACCATACACGCTCCTTGTTGTTATTAATATGTGTATATTCAAACGCGATAGACCCCTTATATCGCTTCTCCATACGTTTGATTGCCTCAAATGCGTTCGGATATATATCCTTAAAGTGATCTGAGATAATCTCTGCTGGTATCTTCTCAAGCGTTGCTTGATCTAAATTGAAGTCTTCAATGTTTAGTTTAGGAATATTCGTACGTTGTGGTCTATTTACTGGATAGATATCAGCGAGTAAATGCCCGTATTGTCGAATATTGTCAATCAAGCGCATCACACGTTTAATCGTGTTGTCTCCCGAGCTTGATTGCATTGATGTGTTTGAATAAGATGTGTTGTCATTTTTAATTGTGCTGAAAAGCACTTGCAAATCTTCAGATACAGAATTAGGATCATCTAAAAATTGGTCATAAAGTTCTAACATTAACCCTAAATTAGCCCCAAAATTTACAGGCGCTTCACTCACCTGTTTATCGTTTTTCATAATCCACCCTCCACAGAAAGAATAAAAACGCTTACAAGTAAATAATAGCATTAAATTGTGAACATTTAAAGGCAAAATCATGATATTTTAGTGATGTTTCATAGAATTAAAACTAATCGTAAATATTGTGTATTTCCCTTCTTCACTGTTTACAGTAATATGCCCGTCATAGAGTTTTACCATTTTCATTGCGATTGATAATCCTAATCCATTGCCCCCTTGTTGACGTGATCGTGATTTGTCTACACGATAAAAACGATTAAAGATATGTTCCTGATCTTCTTTCGGAATACCCAACCCATGATCTTTGATTTCGATGAGTACACGATTATTAATCAATTTTGTTTTAATATGAATATCACGGTTTTCTTGATCATATTTAATCGCATTATCAAGAAAGATGAGAAGAATCTGTTCCAAGTGAAAAGCATTCATATATAAGTAAATAAAATCTTGATTACTTTCAAACTCGAAATCATAATCTGGATGAATTTGTTTTAATGAGTGAATTCGATTTTTTATTTCTAAGTTGACATCGACTTGTTCGATTTGATTTTCGATTGTTTTCGGGTCATCTTTCGTTAATAGCAGTAGTTCTTCGACTAACTTGGTAATACGGTTCATCTCTTCAAGAGAAATAGTCAATGACTCTTCAAGCACAGCAGGATCCTTTTTACCCCAACGCTGAATAAGATTAAGATGGCCTTGAATAATTTGTAAAGGTGTTCTCAATTCATGTGATGCATCTTCAACAAATTGTCGCTGTTGATTAAAAGCCTCTTCTAGTTTCACCATCATATTGTTGAAGTTGTCGATGAGCGCGTCGGTTTCTTCATAATTTGTAGGTACTTCTAATTTTTCTTGGAATCCATTTCTTCTAATTTGTGTCATTTTGTCAGTGATGATATTAATAGGTTTTGTAATTTGCGCTGAGAAAGCATAGCTGATAGAAGCTGTAACAAATAAAGCAATTAACCCAAAAATTAGTGCAAGATAAGTTATAAAGTTTAATAGATCATCAAAAACATCGAGCGGATGAACGACAGTTGCGTATCCTTCAAAATAATTTGTGTCAACTGGATTGGAGATCACAATAAAAGAACCGTGACTGTTTTTTAAGATACGAATATATCGGTCCGAAGTTTTTTCAAATTCTGGCGCAAAGGTTACATCCGTTGCATTTGTATTCTCCATTAATTGTGTACCGTCACGATCATACAAAATCACTTTTTGATGATTACTTGTGACAGAACTAAATTCTAGCGGTGTGATTTTTTCAAAATCCTTCGTCGTAAGGAGTTGATAAAGTTCATCTGCACTGCGTTCTGCCTCTTCTAGTTCATGTTGTTTTAATAAACTGCTAACTGCATAAATAATTAATAAGCAAAATATAAAGATAATTAGAAACGTAATGATGGTTGTGACAAGTGTCCACTTGGTTTTCAGTGTAGGTTGCTTCATTGACGAATCACATACCCAACTCCACGTACGGTCTCAATAATTTTTTCTTTTTGTATGACTTTTAATTTATTGCGTAAATATCGAATATAAACATCGACAACATTCGTCTCGACTTCAGAATCATATCCCCAAACATGGTTCAAAATTTGTTCACGATGTAGAACGTGATTTTTATTTTCAGCGAGAACGAGTAATAAGTCGAATTCTGTCTTCGTTAATTCGATGGTTTGTTCACCATATGACACGTGAAACGCATTTTTATCGATAACAATGCCACTTACTTCTACAGTGTCTTTATTCGTTTGTTGGTCATCAGATGCACGTCTTACTAATGCACGTATCCTAGCTAACAATTCTTCAATTTCGAAAGGTTTTACGATATAATCATCTGCACCATGATCAAGCCCTTGTACTTTGTCATAGATTTCCCCTTTTGCCGTAATCATAATAATCGGTGTATCCTTCTGTTTGCGGAGACGTTTACAAACTTCTAAGCCATCAATACCTGGCAGCATCAGATCGAGTAGTATAATATCAAAATTTTGTTGTAGTGCTATGTTTAAGCCAGATATGCCATCGTTTTTAATCGATACGTCATAATTTTCGTGTTTTAGTTCAAGTTCGATAAAGCGTGCTAAGTTTTGCTCATCTTCAATAATTAATACATTTTTCATGTTGTCACCTCATCTATAATCATAGGACATATTAGGAGTTTGAGAAAGATAAAAAAATTTGAACTTTCTAATTGACAATTATTCTCAATGAGTTATAATGTAATTGAAAATGATTATCAATCACAACGATTCCCCCCCACACTATTCGTTTTAATGGGTTGAGTCATTTTCAAATAATATCCCCTTTTATATGCCCGTATAAAAATTTCGTTGATATTAAATTAAACTATAAATAAAAGCCGTTGCATTTGCG
This genomic window contains:
- a CDS encoding MoxR family ATPase, whose amino-acid sequence is MTQVNTGYINADKTVFGDAEKLFSLNKNILLKGPTGSGKTRLAETLSETTNIPMHQINCSVDLDAESLLGFKTIKTSENGHQEIVFIDGPVIKAMREGHILYIDEINMAKPETLPILNGVLDYRRQLTNPFTGEVIKAAPGFKVIAAINEGYVGTLPMNEALKNRFVVINVEYIDGDTLHQVIKAQSLLQDDALIDQIIKFNEDLRTMTQQGQLSEEAASIRALIDMSDLATVMPIERAIQRTIIDKLEDEREQQAVQNAVELNF
- a CDS encoding toxic anion resistance protein, whose protein sequence is MTQNNKTQTTMSHPLDQYFTSFERDNHLQEVPLPTEGPDEVVGPQFSEQDQQKIQQLAKEIEPLNNDSLMKFGSNAQSHLSSFSHQMLDNIQSKDIGPIGETLENLMKKLREIDPEDLSQKEENFLKKVFKRSKASMQQVFSRMQSVSAQVDRISVELDKNKSELVKDVRLLDGLYQQNKDYYDVLNLYIAAAERKKEDLTQNVLPQLREKARTSDNQMAVQEVADMEQFIDRLEKRIYDLQLSRQITLQSAPQIRMIQNINQALAEKIQSSILTSIPLWKNQMAIALTLNRQNKAVTAQKQVTDTTNEMLIRNSEMLRQNARVTAEENERGIVDIDTLKTTQDNIIQTIEETLQIQADGRQKRQQAEQDLKQLEQDLRSRLLTAKDQRNDFQ
- a CDS encoding 5-bromo-4-chloroindolyl phosphate hydrolysis family protein — translated: MRYNLSRILGVVVGVPVATVSFIASTIGLDIQWIFDLLIGGVGFVLGYVPTQRLSSKNYLNELGLSRKDYRYIHHQMNVAQGKVKRIFKSFINVRSIQDFKLVNDIYRLARTINQIVRQKPNQFYQIESFYYSHIDHALNLIENYTHLSKMPMKSAADQQALYQTRITLEEIKRTLIADLKRVNEPRYNQLDTEMRLSKLYLSEKEKEHANDTKQ
- a CDS encoding DUF6501 family protein codes for the protein MLHETWKETTPIKQVKVVHTDAKKFTVSDMLTIGKTYDVVNETEEYYQIIDNSGHVGGYYKTYFEEV
- the brnQ gene encoding branched-chain amino acid transport system II carrier protein: MNKNTLVIGFMLFAIFFGAGNLIFPPSLGLASGQYFWPSIIAFVVTGIGLPLLGVVVGALDKEGYIGAINKIHPAFSVVFLVVIYLTIGPLFAIPRTASTSFEMTVTPIINSSSAVWLFVFSVVYFLVVLYLCFNPGKIVDRIGAILTPLLLITILAMIVKGFFDFGGNPNAMADPEVYKSNISGFSKGFTEGYLTMDAIAAIAFSMIVVNAVKSTGVKTADQIFKQTAMAGLIATAALAFIYISLGFIGNHMVISEETMKHLTENNQNIGAYQLITIAATGYGAFGKYLLGIIVALACLTTACGLVVSVSEYFHSILPKLSYKTYVVIFTLISFVLSNLGLNSVIQLSIPVLLIIYPVAITTVFLILIARFVPTRRITQQITVAVVSLVSILSVFNSNGWLKLSFIDNLPLHDYSLEWFPIAVITLLIGYVIGAFVKSSNVIVYEKE
- a CDS encoding acylphosphatase codes for the protein MKRYLISVHGRVQGVGFRYFTERLALKYHVTGTVQNVNDYVEVIAQGESENLKAFVQAVVNGASPASSVTHHHIEALNIVPQEEKFKVLG